A genomic window from Bos javanicus breed banteng chromosome 13, ARS-OSU_banteng_1.0, whole genome shotgun sequence includes:
- the SNRPB2 gene encoding U2 small nuclear ribonucleoprotein B'': MDIRPNHTIYINNMNDKIKKEELKRSLYALFSQFGHVVDIVALKTMKMRGQAFVIFKELGSSTNALRQLQGFPFYGKPMRIQYAKTDSDIISKMRGTFADKEKKKEKKKAKTVEQTATTVNKKPGQGTPNSANTQGNATPNPQVPDYPPNYILFLNNLPEETNEMMLSMLFNQFPGFKEVRLVPGRHDIAFVEFENDGQAGAARDALQGFKITPSHAMKITYAKK, from the exons ATGGATATCAGACCAAATCATACAATTTATATCAACAATATGAAtgacaaaattaaaaaggaag AATTGAAGAGATCCCTGTATGCCCTATTTTCTCAGTTTGGCCACGTGGTAGATATCGTTGCTTTGAAGACCATGAAGATGAGGGGACAAGCCTTTGTTATATTTAAGGAATTGGGCTCATCTACAAATGCCTTGAGACAGTTACAAGGATTTCCATTTTATGGCAAACCAATG cgAATCCAGTATGCCAAAACAGATTCCGATATAATATCTAAAATGCGTGGCACTTTTgctgataaagaaaagaaaaaagaaaagaaaaaagccaaaacTGTGGAACAGACTGCAACAACTGTGAACAAAAAGCCTGGTCAG gGAACACCAAATTCAGCTAATACCCAAGGAAATGCAACACCAAATCCTCAG gtcCCTGATTACCCTCCAAACTATATTTTATTCCTTAATAATTTACCAGAAGAGACTAATGAGATGATGCTATCCATGCTGTTTAACCA GTTCCCTGGTTTCAAGGAAGTGCGTCTGGTACCTGGGAGGCATGACATCGCTTTTGTTGAATTTGAAAATGATGGACAGGCTGGAGCTGCTAGGGACGCCCTGCAGGGGTTTAAGATCACACCGTCCCATGCCATGAAGATCACCTATGCCAAAAAATAA